The sequence TTCTAGTTGAGTTTTAAGGGTTAGAATGGAATCGAAACAAGCTTTCCTGGACTAGTTTAATGGCAGTACTTCTTTCTAGTAATATATATACTGGAATATGGAAATCAGTAGAGAAACTATTTCAGCGCATTCATTTAATTAGAGTATTGTTGCTGTCAATATTCATCTCGTTAGAATTGTGTGAACTTTATCTTTGAGTCCATACAGTCCTTTTTTCGCTGTTTTAGCCTTTTCCGTTGGCAGTAACTCTGCCGTGATTGCTTTCTTCCTATTTGAcattttctctcctttttttgtattttgtAGGTGGTATATTCCAGTAAATATTGTTGTAGGCGCCGTGTCTGGCTCCTTGATTGGCTTTGTGGTGGCGTCTATCATCCGACCTCCTTATCCGTACTTCAAGTTTACTGTTATTCACATTGGAATAGGTGTTTGTTTTCCTCTTTTTGAAAAAGTTGCATTTCATTTGTGATTCTTCTATCTGATACGCATCTGACCGTTTATTTCTGACACAGGGAACATTGGAAATATACCTCTGGTTCTCATTGCAGCACTATGTCGGGACCCATCCAATCCTTTTGGTGACTCTGAAAAATGCAGCCAGGATGGAAACGCGTATATCTCATTTGGTCAATGGGTATGTGCATTTTCTTTTCGGGAGGTGCATGTGTTCAGTGTTTTACTTAGAAGTCAGGATGACTACTTTGTGATATAAAGATAAAAGCTCAGCATTTATATCAGGAATATGAATAACTGTTCTGAGATCATGTGCTGAATGAATTCTTCACTTGATGcaggttggtgcgattattgttTACACATATGTGTTCAAGATGCTTTCTCCACCACCTGGAGAGACCTTTGATGGTGAAGAGGAGAAGCTTCCGGTTCTGGCATCTGAAGAAAACGCGATGCCTGAACTTGGTAAATATCCAACAGGCACTCACACTAGTACTGTACCCGAGGATGAGCCTTTGTTAGCTCTCGAGGGGAATCAAAAAGGCTCTACTTCTCTAGGATCAAAGGTAAAAAAAATACTAGCAGTGATTCGTAGTTTAATACACTTTGGTCTTTTCTTATTCAATTTGATACAGTTATATTGCAATgtgaataattgtgttctgttgtTACAGATATTAAGCTGTGTTAGATGTGTGGTGAAATTCCTAAAAGACAAGCAACTTCTTCAGCCACCAATTATTGCCTCTGTATGTATTGATGGGAGTGTATTCTATTAGTAATTATTACAGAAAAATATATCTGTATTTTGTGCCTTGGAATCTAATTTTACACTATGGAACAGGTCTTTGCAATTGGAATCGGTGTTGTTCCATTCTTGAAGGGTTTGATATTCACGGATGATGCACCTCTATTCTTCTTCACAGACAGCTGCCTCATTCTTGGGTATTTGCATCCTGCTTTCGGATTTCTTTTCAAATATACACGGACCTTGCACCAATTAAACTACAGAACTTAAATTACACATGATGACTTCTATTGTCTAAAATATGCCACATTTTCAGGGAAGCTATGATTCCATGCATTTTGCTTGCTGTGGGGGGTAATCTTGTTGATGGTAAGAATCTATTTTCCTTTGAAACTGTTGTGAAATTGTATTATACTGACAtcacccgaaccattgccattgTATGGCGAGGAGATGCGTTTCTCCAGATCTTAACACTAGCCCTGGTTTATTCATCAGGTCCTGGTGAAGGGAGTAAGAGACTTGGTGTGCGGACCACCGTTGCTATTATTTTTGCACGGTTGATCTTGGTTCCAATTGCTGGGGTTGGCATCGTAATGCTAGTTGATAAGCTTGGTTTCATTCCCAAAGATGACAAAATGTTCAAGTTTGTCCTACTACTGCAGCATTCCATGCCCACATCAGTGCTCTCAGGTATGAGAAAATAAGGGACCACTGCTTATCACTTACCATAATGTTTAAACCTTTAAAACTCCAATAATGctttgtttgttgagaaaataaGGCTCGCTGCTTATCACTCAACTATCATGTGTTcatgtttaataaaccttaaaaTACTCCAATAATGCGTTGTTAGTTGAGATCTGCAAGACAGTGGGGCAGTGTGTGTGAGGTCATCATGTTAGTTGAGATCTGCAAGACAGTGGGTTAGTGTGCTGCATGTTAGCAAACCACACTATGGAATCTGATAATAAAGATCCTTCTGTTTGCAGGTGCTGTTGCAAACCTCAGAGGGTGCGGGAAAGAATCAGCCGCGATCTTGTTCTGGGTGCACATTTTTGCAGTGTTCTCCATGGCGGGGTGGATTATTTTCTACTTGACATTGCTCTTC comes from Triticum urartu cultivar G1812 unplaced genomic scaffold, Tu2.1 TuUngrouped_contig_6918, whole genome shotgun sequence and encodes:
- the LOC125531260 gene encoding protein PIN-LIKES 6-like, whose amino-acid sequence is MMERRSLMEALVTAAQGGSTDTSVLSMLKYAVLPIAKVFTVCFMGFLMATKYVNILQPNGRKLLNGLVFSLLLPCLIFSQLGSAITLEKLVQWWYIPVNIVVGAVSGSLIGFVVASIIRPPYPYFKFTVIHIGIGNIGNIPLVLIAALCRDPSNPFGDSEKCSQDGNAYISFGQWVGAIIVYTYVFKMLSPPPGETFDGEEEKLPVLASEENAMPELGKYPTGTHTSTVPEDEPLLALEGNQKGSTSLGSKILSCVRCVVKFLKDKQLLQPPIIASVFAIGIGVVPFLKGLIFTDDAPLFFFTDSCLILGEAMIPCILLAVGGNLVDGPGEGSKRLGVRTTVAIIFARLILVPIAGVGIVMLVDKLGFIPKDDKMFKFVLLLQHSMPTSVLSGAVANLRGCGKESAAILFWVHIFAVFSMAGWIIFYLTLLF